In Anabaena sphaerica FACHB-251, the following proteins share a genomic window:
- a CDS encoding integrase, whose protein sequence is MSSAGIPLRHIQEISGHNDLGTLQRYLEVSPEQRRKATSVIGF, encoded by the coding sequence ATGTCTAGTGCGGGCATCCCGCTAAGACACATTCAAGAAATTAGTGGACATAATGATTTGGGGACTTTGCAGCGTTATCTGGAGGTATCCCCAGAACAACGCCGCAAGGCAACTTCTGTTATTGGGTTTTAG